The genomic window TGAGAGCAGACCTCTGTTTGCAGCGGCAGGACGGGAACTCCCGGTGCAAATTGCACAGGACTGCAGTGCAGGGGTTAAGACTTACGAGCAGCTGCTGTGATTTGCCACTGCAGTGTACCTACCTACCACATGTCAGGCAAACACAGAGGTAGGGGAGGAGAAACAACCACGAAAGAAGAGTTACAAGCATCATGTAGAAAAGCACGGCACATTGTACAGCAACCAGACACCAGCAGATAAGAAAGACCTCGCAAGGAAACACAAAATCAATAGAAGCCTGACAGTCTAGAGCTAGGATGATCATGGACTCGCCATTCACGACACTAGCATCAACAGGGATATCTACCAATCAACCGATTGGTAGTCTACATTGGAATCACAAATTGTGTATGCGTTAATCACTTGCGTACTATATCACAATGAGTTGGTAAAACTTTCGTATGACAAACTTGTGAAGAGATGGTCAATATCTGAATGCCATGCCGCGAGGAATAGCGACTCAATCTGTTGCTCCTCAGAAACAGGTGAAGTTGAAGTTTGGATGAAGTTGCAAGTTTCACTTTATAATGGCACTCAGCAATCACCTGCAGCACAAGCATTCATTGCATTTTGGACACAAAAAATGAGGATACCTCTCAAGAGCAGAGACCATCTAATGCATCTCTCTACAGAGCATAGACTATCTCCCTGTAGCAATGTAAGATGCCATCCAAGTTTTACGATCGTTCAAACAATAAGCACGTCAGAACCTAACTCCTACAGTGGTGTAAATGTTGAAATCCAACAATATATTTAAGAATTGCAACTTAAGTACAAGAACATCAGCAAAGCAGACTGATCACAGATTGGCAAGCGCATTAATATCAATCCAACAGAACACAGTAAGTCAAGACGAAGCAAAACTCATTGCATTATCGGATAACTGAAACAACAATACAGGCATCGTTGTTCAAGAGTTTCAATGAAAATATAGCCACTTGTCATAGTAGTTCAAAGCAGTAGAATGGTAACAACCTAAGGATGGTACATTAGGCCTATAACGGTTGCAAGGGATACACAAAGCAAGCAAGAGATGCATTTGAAACTTCCCCTGCAAGTCCAGAACAAAGACAACCAGCCATGCAAGCTGTTCTACCTACTGTGCCTCCTCTGTATCTCgactcttctttttcttctttttcttttcactCTTCTCAGCTTCCACGCAATCTCCATTTTGAGCACTCTCTGGATCTGCAGCATCGCTTCcttccttgctcttcttcttcttctttttcttctcgcTGCCATCCTTCTCATCAGCCAGATTGTCCGTCTCCTGCACTTCCACCGCCTCAATTGATCCTGATTCGCCcttatctttctttttcttcttcttcttctcactcttcTCCCCTTCCACTGCCTCGGCAGCTTCCTCAACCTTGATCTTCTTCGCAGGAACGGAAGCATCGGCATCAGCACCCTCCTCATCCTTctgtctcttcttctttttcttctcattgaCCTCTTCAGTCGGAACTGCATCCTGTTCCACCTTCACTTTCTGTGGCTCAGGAGCAGCTGCGATGCTAGCAATTGATACATCACCACCAGTGGGAAGCACAACATTCCGAAGCCACTCAGCTGGTGTCTTCTCATTTGGCTTCCCATGCTTGTCGAGGAGGCCCTCAGCAACCAGCTTTTTCTTCTTGAGTGCCACCGGGCCAAGCCCCCATTTCCTCGGGTATGTGTCTCTGTCCATCACCACCCTCTTGATCTTTGCCACTGCACCATGGTCACATGTCGCCATGACAGCAGTGGTCATCTCAGCAATACCAATGGCAATCGCCTCCCCCTTTGTAGTCATGAGAACCACCTCCTCCCCAGTCTCAATATCATTCTCAAACCGGAGCAACCCAGGGATCATAAGCTTGGCACCATAACAGATAGCATTTACAGCAGAGTCCTTAACAACAAGCCTCTTGTAGCTAGTAAGCAGTACCTCAAGCGGCATGACGACGCGCCTCAGGTAGGTCTCGTCCTTGTAGTTATCTAACGCCCACATCGCATCCATCACATCGTGCATGGTCACCATATTGTCCTGCTCCCCGAGGATCCCTGACCGGACACGGCGCAGCTCCTGCATATGCGCACCAACACCAAGGAGCAGGCCAAGGTGCACACAGAGTGTCCGGACATAGGTACCTGCCTCGCAGGAGATCCAGAACACCGCAAGGTGGCGCTCGGTATCGTGCTCCAGGAGCTTGCTCTCGTAGATGGTCCGCACCCTGAGCTGGCGCTTGACCGCGGAGATGAGCGGCGGGCGCTGGAACACGGCGCCTGTGAGGGCCTCGAGAGCGCGGGCAACGCGGGCGGTGTCCGGCACGGCGGCGTGGAAGCGGGCGACGCAGACGTACTCCTTGCCGGCGCCCTGCTGCGACTTCACGAGACGCGTGGCGCGGTCGATGCAGACGATGAGGTTGCCGGTGACCTTGGGGTCGAGCGTGCCGCTGTGGCCGGTCTTCTCGGAGCGGAGGAGGCGCTTGATCCAGGCAACCACCTCGTGGGAGGATGGGTTCGACGGCTTGTCGAGGTTGATGATGCCGTAGCGGAGGAACTCGGCGAGGGGGCGCTTGAGCGGCGAGTGACCGGAGGGGAGCGGTGTGTAGTGGCCCGTGCGGACGTTGAGGCGGTCGTAGTTCTTGAGGAGAAGCGGCCAGGTGGAGGTGTCGAGGGACGGCACCAGGGACTGGGGCTTGATGAGGTAGCCATCCGTCTTCTCCTCGGCCTCGGCGAGCGACGGCGggtcggtggcggcggcggctgcggtggCGTCCTTCGActtgtgcttcttcttcttggatttAGCCTGCTCAGAAGCGGGGGACGCGACGGCCGGCGGCGTGGACGA from Phragmites australis chromosome 14, lpPhrAust1.1, whole genome shotgun sequence includes these protein-coding regions:
- the LOC133890565 gene encoding H/ACA ribonucleoprotein complex subunit 4-like; the protein is MSSTPPAVASPASEQAKSKKKKHKSKDATAAAAATDPPSLAEAEEKTDGYLIKPQSLVPSLDTSTWPLLLKNYDRLNVRTGHYTPLPSGHSPLKRPLAEFLRYGIINLDKPSNPSSHEVVAWIKRLLRSEKTGHSGTLDPKVTGNLIVCIDRATRLVKSQQGAGKEYVCVARFHAAVPDTARVARALEALTGAVFQRPPLISAVKRQLRVRTIYESKLLEHDTERHLAVFWISCEAGTYVRTLCVHLGLLLGVGAHMQELRRVRSGILGEQDNMVTMHDVMDAMWALDNYKDETYLRRVVMPLEVLLTSYKRLVVKDSAVNAICYGAKLMIPGLLRFENDIETGEEVVLMTTKGEAIAIGIAEMTTAVMATCDHGAVAKIKRVVMDRDTYPRKWGLGPVALKKKKLVAEGLLDKHGKPNEKTPAEWLRNVVLPTGGDVSIASIAAAPEPQKVKVEQDAVPTEEVNEKKKKKRQKDEEGADADASVPAKKIKVEEAAEAVEGEKSEKKKKKKKDKGESGSIEAVEVQETDNLADEKDGSEKKKKKKKSKEGSDAADPESAQNGDCVEAEKSEKKKKKKKSRDTEEAQ